In a genomic window of Athene noctua chromosome 24, bAthNoc1.hap1.1, whole genome shotgun sequence:
- the LOC141969778 gene encoding protein argonaute-1, with amino-acid sequence MEAGPSGAAAGAYLPPLQQVFQAPRRPGIGTVGKPIKLLANYFEVDIPKIDVYHYEVDIKPDKCPRRVNREVVEYMVQHFKPQIFGDRKPVYDGKKNIYTVTALPIGNERVDFEVTIPGEGKDRIFKVSIKWMAIVSWRMLHEALVSGQIPVPLESVQALDVAMRHLASMRYTPVGRSFFSPPEGYYHPLGGGREVWFGFHQSVRPAMWKMMLNIDVSATAFYKAQPVIEFMCEVLDIRNIDEQPKPLTDSQRVRFTKEIKGLKVEVTHCGQMKRKYRVCNVTRRPASHQTFPLQLESGQTVECTVAQYFKQKYNLQLKYPHLPCLQVGQEQKHTYLPLEVCNIVAGQRCIKKLTDNQTSTMIKATARSAPDRQEEISRLMKNASYNLDPYIQEFGIKVKDDMTEVTGRVLPAPILQYGGRNRAIATPNQGVWDMRGKQFYNGIEIKVWAIACFAPQKQCREEVLKNFTDQLRKISKDAGMPIQGQPCFCKYAQGADSVEPMFRHLKNTYSGLQLIIVILPGKTPVYAEVKRVGDTLLGMATQCVQVKNVVKTSPQTLSNLCLKINVKLGGINNILVPHQRSAVFQQPVIFLGADVTHPPAGDGKKPSITAVVGSMDAHPSRYCATVRVQRPRQEIIEDLSYMVRELLIQFYKSTRFKPTRIIFYRDGVPEGQLPQILHYELLAIRDACIKLEKDYQPGITYIVVQKRHHTRLFCADKNERIGKSGNIPAGTTVDTNITHPFEFDFYLCSHAGIQGTSRPSHYYVLWDDNRFTADELQILTYQLCHTYVRCTRSVSIPAPAYYARLVAFRARYHLVDKEHDSGEGSHISGQSNGRDPQALAKAVQVHQDTLRTMYFA; translated from the exons ATGGAAGCGGGACCCTCGGGAGCAG CTGCAGGCGCATACCTGCCACCGTTGCAGCAGGTCTTTCAagcgccgcggcggcccgggaTAGGAACTGTTGGGAAACCCATCAAGCTCTTGGCCAACTACTTTGAAGTGGACATTCCCAAGATTGATGTGTATCACTATGAAGTGGATATCAAACCCGACAAATGTCCACGCAGAGTCAACAG GGAAGTCGTGGAGTACATGGTACAGCACTTCAAACCGCAGATCTTCGGCGACCGAAAGCCTGTCTACGATGGGAAGAAGAACATCTACACTGTCACGGCCTTACCCATTGGAAACGAGCGG GTTGACTTTGAGGTGACGATCCCAGGGGAAGGCAAGGACAGGATATTTAAGGTCTCCATCAAATGGATGGCCATCGTGAGCTGGCGCATGCTGCACGAGGCCCTGGTCAGCGGGCAGATCCCCGTCCCCCTGGAGTCCGTCCAGGCCTTGGATGTCGCCATGAGGCACCTGGCTTCCATGAG gTACACTCCTGTCGGCCGCTCCTTCTTCTCCCCCCCCGAAGGTTACTACCACCccctgggagggggcagggaggtCTGGTTCGGTTTCCACCAGTCGGTCAGACCTGCCATGTGGAAGATGATGCTCAACATTGACG TGTCGGCCACCGCCTTCTACAAAGCCCAGCCCGTCATCGAGTTCATGTGCGAGGTGCTGGACATCCGGAACATCGATGAGCAGCCGAAGCCCCTGACGGACTCGCAGAGAGTGCGTTTCACCAAGGAGATCAAAG GTCTGAAAGTCGAGGTCACCCACTGCGGGCAGATGAAGAGGAAATACCGTGTCTGTAACGTTACCCGGCGGCCAGCCAGCCACCAGAC GTTTCCCCTGCAGCTGGAGAGCGGTCAGACAGTGGAGTGCACAGTGGCACAGTACTTTAAGCAGAAATACAACCTGCAGCTGAAATACCCCCACCTGCCCTGTCTCCAGGTTGGCCAGGAGCAGAAGCACACGTACCTGCCCTTGGAG GTGTGCAACATCGTGGCAGGCCAGCGGTGCATCAAGAAGCTCACCGACAATCAAACATCCACCATGATAAAAGCAACAGCCAGGTCTGCCCCGGACAGACAGGAGGAAATTAGTCGCCTG ATGAAGAATGCCAGCTACAACCTGGATCCGTACATTCAGGAGTTTGGGATCAAGGTGAAGGATGACATGACGGAGGTGACGGGGAGGGTCCTGCCGGCGCCCATCCTGCAGTACGGCGGCAGG AACCGGGCCATTGCAACTCCCAACCAGGGCGTGTGGGACATGCGAGGGAAGCAGTTCTACAACGGCATTGAGATCAAAGTCTGGGCGATCGCCTGCTTTGCCCCGCAGAAGCAGTGTCGAGAGGAAGTGCTGAA GAACTTCACGGACCAGCTGCGCAAGATCTCCAAAGACGCGGGGATGCCGATCCAGGGGCAGCCCTGTTTCTGTAAATACGCCCAGGGTGCGGACAGCGTGGAGCCCATGTTTCGACACCTCAAGAACACCTATTCGGGGCTTCAGCTCATCATCGTCATCCTGCCAGGGAAGACTCCGGTGTACG CCGAGGTGAAGCGCGTTGGGGACACCCTCCTGGGAATGGCCACGCAGTGCGTCCAGGTCAAGAACGTGGTGAAGACCTCCCCGCAGACCCTTTCCAACCTCTGCCTCAAGATCAACGTCAAGCTTGGCGGGATCAACAACATCCTTGTGCCTCACCAGCG CTCTGCCGTCTTTCAGCAGCCCGTGATCTTCCTCGGGGCCGATGTCACTCACCCACCAGCAGGAGATGGGAAGAAACCCTCCATAACAGCT GTCGTGGGCAGCATGGACGCCCACCCCAGCCGGTACTGTGCCACCGTGCGCGTCCAGCGTCCTCGCCAGGAAATCATCGAGGACTTGTCCTACATGGTGAGGGAGCTCCTCATCCAGTTCTACAAATCCACCCGCTTCAAACCCACCAGGATCATTTTCTACCGCGATGGCGTTCCCGAGGGGCAGCTCCCGCAG ATCCTTCACTATGAGCTCCTAGCAATCCGAGACGCCTGCATCAAACTGGAAAAGGATTACCAGCCTGGCATCACCTACATCGTCGTCCAGAAAAGGCATCACACCCGTCTCTTCTGCGCAGACAAGAACGAGAGG ATTGGGAAGAGCGGGAACATCCCAGCAGGAACAACAGTGGATACAAATATCACCCACCCCTTTGAGTTCGACTTCTACCTGTGCAGTCATGCAGGCATTCAG GGTACGAGCCGGCCATCCCATTACTACGTGCTCTGGGATGACAACCGGTTCACCGCGGATGAGCTGCAGATCCTCACGTACCAGCTGTGCCATACCTACGTGCGCTGCACCCGCTCGGTCTCCATCCCAGCCCCGGCGTACTACGCCCGGCTCGTGGCGTTCCGAGCCCGGTACCATCTCGTGGACAAGGAGCACGACAG TGGCGAGGGCAGCCATATATCTGGACAGAGCAACGGCAGAGACCCCCAGGCCTTGGCGAAGGCTGTGCAGGTTCATCAGGACACTTTACGTACCATGTACTTTGCTTGA